The DNA segment ACGATGGGAAAAAAAAGAAAAGTTCGGACTTCCGCGATGTTTGGATAAAAACGGAAATATGGACGTTTTTGAAGCAAAAAAATATGAAATGTCGTTTGATTGCAACAAGGTTTTATCGCCTAACCCAAAAAATATTATTTTGCCTCGGGATATCGATTGTGTTTTTGTGCCTGCAATCGCTTTTGATAATTTCGGAAGGCGGCTTGGGCAGGGCGGCGGGTATTACGACAGGTTTTTGCGAAAATGCGGCGATGCGATAAAAATCGGCGTTTGTTTTTCGATGCAAATTTCGCAAGA comes from the Chitinispirillales bacterium genome and includes:
- a CDS encoding 5-formyltetrahydrofolate cyclo-ligase; this encodes MDENTKDTLRKYYREIRQKAVDKEKLSKIICGHIKILNFYTNALRPILYWACKSEVSLLEICEERWEKKEKFGLPRCLDKNGNMDVFEAKKYEMSFDCNKVLSPNPKNIILPRDIDCVFVPAIAFDNFGRRLGQGGGYYDRFLRKCGDAIKIGVCFSMQISQDPLPEDEKDERVSIIISEKGIIKV